In Colletotrichum destructivum chromosome 8, complete sequence, the following proteins share a genomic window:
- a CDS encoding Putative copper acquisition factor BIM1-like domain-containing protein gives MAPKTLLVALGAANLASAHFGLTYPEWRADTLKPTNVTGFSQWTYPCAGVPYGAGNVTDWPLDGGAVELDLHHDWTYVFINLGLEANGNVSTHNITLTPQFWNATGSGTLCVEKLALPTPAQEGQRASLQVITVGDSGAGLYNCADIRFTSNATNPSSEQCKTEGVSVYTVKEQSANGTIEGGAGNSTGNSTGGNGGSSGTAGSGVHMLALTTVVGLSFTFVFGMSL, from the exons ATGGCCCCCAAgaccctcctcgtcgccctcggcgccgcgaACCTCGCCTCCGCCCACTTCGGCCTCACCTATCCTGAATGGCGCGCCGACACCCTCAAGCCGACTAACGTGACGGGCTTCTCGCAGTGGACATACCCAT gcgccggcgtccccTACGGTGCGGGTAATGTCACTGACTGGCCACTCGACGgtggcgccgtcgagctggaCCTGCACCACGACTGGACCTACGTCTTCATCaatctcggcctcgaggccaacggcAACGTCTCGACGCACAACATCACCCTGACACCTCAGTTCTGGAACGCCACCGGCTCCGGCACCCTCTgcgtcgagaagctggcccTGCCCACGCCCGCCCAGGAAGGCCAGCGCGCCAGTCTGCAGGTCATCACCGTCGGCGACTCGGGAGCCGGCCTGTACAAC TGCGCCGACATCCGCTTCACATCCAACGCCACGAACCCCTCGTCGGAGCAGTGCAAGACCGAGGGCGTCTCGGTCTACACGGTCAAGGAGCAGagcgccaacggcaccatcgaaggcggcgccggcaacagCACCGGCAACTCGaccggcggcaacggcggctcCAGCGgcacggccggcagcggcgtgcACATGCTCGCCCTGACGACCGTCGTCGGTCTCAGCTTCACCTTCGTCTTTGGCATGAGCTTGTAA
- a CDS encoding Putative necrosis inducing protein, with product MQFLTLLSLLVLHFDAAAGKQWCLCVADGKAQDAATKRVCNRYIEGVLKPHNGAQVYLNQTLDGLNHDVCIGEARVSFVRSEFKAQCNDIGKVTSYNCWRDDDSGQSWIGHDQVVALPEKADVGFDGQVELRFNPYLFVSGGCDPYPAVDATGSLGGGLKPTGKGRGKCGGGGKGQVYVRRGKSHGRVGILYAYYFPKVRWAKGDDNGHRHYWASTVVWIKQWGCKPDKLEALQPVGISYTTDHLKWGSAPTGDISFGPSNAGADKATHPKVQIHDNAMSLFKGEDGESVYDRTLVSWTSLPVEASEALSDANYYESQVPFTDANFQSQLDAAYQEDFYDDVPEEPECKK from the exons ATGCAGTTTTTAACTCTTCTTAGTCTCTTGGT ACTCCATTTCGACGCAGCGGCAGGCAAGCAATGGTGCCTCTGTGTCGCTGATGGTAAGGCCCAGGACGCTGCCACGAAAAGAGTTTGCAACCGGTACATTGAGGGGGTTCTGAAACCTCACAATGGGGCGCAGGTGTATCTGAACCAAACCCTCGACGGGCTAAACCATGACGTT TGTATCGGGGAGGCTAGGGTCTCGTTCGTTCGTTCAGAGTTCAAGGCCCAGTGCAACGACATTGGCAAGGTCACCAGCTACAACTGTTGGAGAGACGATGACTCTGGACAAAGCTGGATCGGCCACGACCAAGTCGTTGCGCTCCCCGAAAAAGCGGACGTTGGGTTTGACGGGCAGGTCGAGCTTCGCTTCAACCCTTATCTCTTTGTTTCGGGAGGCTGCGACCCTTATCCCGCCGTTGATGCTACTGGCAGCCTAGG TGGTGGTTTGAAACCTACTGGTAAAGGAAGGGGCAAgtgcggtggtggtggtaagGGACAGGTCTACGTCCGTCGCGGAAAAAGCCATGGCCGCGTTGGGATTCTGTACGCCTATTACTTTCCGAAAGTCCGTTgggccaagggcgacgacaacggccaCCGCCACTACTGGGCCAGTACCGTCGTCTGGATCAAACAATGGGGTTGTAAGCCCGACAAGCTCGAAGCACTTCAGCCTGTCGGTATATCTTATACGACAGATCACCTAAAATGGGGATCAGCACCTACTGGCGACATATCCTTTGGTCCTTCGAATGCAggcgccgacaaggccaCGCACCCAAAGGTCCAGATTCACGACAATGCGATGTCCCTCTTCAagggagaagacggcgaaaGCGTCTACGACCGCACCCTCGTCAGCTGGACTTCTCTCCCAGTGGAGGCGAGCGAGGCACTCTCCGACGCCAACTATTATGAGAGCCAAGTGCCGTTTACCGACGCAAACTTCCAGAGCCAGCTGGACGCCGCGTACCAGGAAGATTTCTATGACGACGTGCCAGAGGAGCCAGAGTGCAAGAAGTGA